The sequence GCCCTGATCGGGGTGCTGCTGTGGTCGTCTGTTTCCAAGACCTTTTTCAACCCGTCGCACTGGACGCTGGAGACCGCGCAGTTTGTAATGGTCGCCTATTACGTGCTGGGCGGCCCCTATTCGATCCAGCTGGGATCGAACGTGCGGATGGACCTTTTCTACGGGGCCTGGTCCACGAAGACCAAGGCGATGGTCGATGCCTTCACGGTGCTGTTTCTAATCACCTACCTGGTCATTCTGATGTACGGCGCGCTGAGCTCCACCGCCTATTCCCTGGGCTATTTCGGGCTGGAGCCGCTGGAGTTCTTTTGGGACCTGCTGAAGACGCTGCTGAGCGAGGGCCCCGCCGCCGCCGGCGAGAAGATTGGCTATCTGGAGCGCAGCTCCACCGCCTGGCGGCCGTTCCTGTGGCCCGTCAAAACCATCCTGTGCTTCGGCGTCTTTCTGATGCTGCTGCAATGCCTTGCCGAACTGTTCCGGGATATCGGACGCCTGCGCGGAGTTGAAATCTGATGTCCTACGAATGGATTGCGATCGTCATGTTTGCCGGCATGATGGTGATGCTGATGACCGGCCAGCGGGTGTTTGGCGCCATCGGCTTTGTCGGCGCGGTTGCGGGGATGCTCCTGTGGGGCACCGGCGGGGTGGAGATCCCGTTCTCTGCCGCGATGAAGCTGATGAAATGGTATCCGCTGCTGACGCTGCCGATGTTCATCTTCATGGGTTACGTGCTGTCGGAATCGAAAATCGCCGACGACCTCTACCGGATGTTCCACGTGTGGATGGGGCCGGTGAAGGGCGGGCTGGCCATCGGCACCATCGGGCTGATGGTGCTGATCTCGGCCATGAACGGTCTGTCGGTGGCGGGCATGGCCATTG is a genomic window of Leisingera caerulea DSM 24564 containing:
- a CDS encoding TRAP transporter small permease subunit — encoded protein: MPRIIRAYVRGIDAMNRFIGRFAMYLIFALIGVLLWSSVSKTFFNPSHWTLETAQFVMVAYYVLGGPYSIQLGSNVRMDLFYGAWSTKTKAMVDAFTVLFLITYLVILMYGALSSTAYSLGYFGLEPLEFFWDLLKTLLSEGPAAAGEKIGYLERSSTAWRPFLWPVKTILCFGVFLMLLQCLAELFRDIGRLRGVEI